A genomic stretch from Helianthus annuus cultivar XRQ/B chromosome 1, HanXRQr2.0-SUNRISE, whole genome shotgun sequence includes:
- the LOC110864399 gene encoding pentatricopeptide repeat-containing protein At4g20090, whose amino-acid sequence MFQAHSPASLFLFPISHSYASIPVRNLPFFCDRNAQFFKTLAHSVMRINVISIRKQIIPKHFLQIRYFSVISPTKAPQNDPEQSIGPPIHHDIFKSGQKFGSFRVGDSTFYTLIENFAKAGDLSSLENVFIQMKHERRVFIEGNFILAFKAYNKANQAEKALDLFHKMWVEYRCTPTVRSFNSVINVVIQQGLYDKALDFYSCVIVQEKRVSPNVLTYNLIIKLLCKLGWVDRAIETFREMPFKKCIPDVFTYCTLMDGLCKEDRLDEAVCLLDEMHVEGCVPTAATFNVLINGLCKKGDLARAAKVVENMFLKGCVPNEVTYNTLIHGLCLKGKLDKAVSLLNRMVSNKCIPNDVTYSTLVNGLVKQGRAVDGASLLISMEKRGHKTNEYVYSTLINGFFKERKPELALKIWKDMINKGLKPNIVLYGTLVDGLCREKKPDKAKDIITEMEKMGCKPNAFVYSSLMKGYFSTGNTDKALDIWKEVERNDYVRNEVCYSVVIDGLCSNRRLKEAIAVWENMLSKGYKPDVIAYSSMTHGLCNNGFVEEGLKLFNQMLCEGSGSKPDVVTYNIILNSLCNNGSVSRAIDILNRMLDHGCDPDLVTCNVFLKTLKEQGQDGSEFLEELVIRLHKQKRVVGACNIIEVMLQRYLVPKESTWEIVVQQVCKPKKIRVAIDRCWNNLYVQ is encoded by the coding sequence ATGTTCCAGGCCCATTCCCCTGCTTCTCTTTTCCTGTTCCCCATTTCGCATTCATATGCCTCAATTCCTGTCCGTAACTTACCTTTCTTCTGCGACAGGAATGCTCAATTCTTCAAAACCCTAGCTCATAGCGTCATGCGCATCAATGTTATTTCCATCAGGAAACAAATAATTCCAAAACATTTCCTCCAAATTCGATACTTTTCTGTTATCAGCCCCACAAAAGCACCCCAAAACGACCCGGAACAGAGCATCGGACCACCAATTCATCACGACATATTCAAATCAGGTCAGAAATTCGGTTCTTTTAGAGTGGGCGACTCCACATTTTACACCCTCATTGAGAACTTTGCAAAAGCAGGAGATTTGTCATCCTTAGAGAATGTTTTCATTCAAATGAAGCATGAAAGAAGAGTCTTTATAGAGGGAAACTTTATTCTAGCATTCAAAGCTTACAACAAAGCAAATCAAGCAGAAAAAGCTCTGGACTTGTTTCATAAAATGTGGGTTGAGTACCGATGCACACCAACTGTTCGATCATTTAACTCAGTCATTAATGTGGTTATACAACAAGGTTTATATGATAAGGCTCTAGATTTCTATTCTTGTGTTATTGTCCAGGAGAAACGCGTATCACCGAATGTGTTAACATATAATTTGATTATTAAACTGTTATGCAAATTAGGATGGGTCGATAGAGCCATCGAGACGTTTAGGGAGATGCCGTTTAAGAAATGCATACCAGATGTGTTTACTTATTGCACTTTGATGGATGGATTATGCAAAGAAGACAGACTCGATGAGGCGGTTTGTCTCTTGGATGAGATGCATGTTGAGGGTTGCGTTCCAACCGCTGCAACGTTTAATGTTTTGATCAATGGATTATGTAAAAAGGGTGATTTAGCTCGCGCGGCGAAGGTTGTAGAAAACATGTTTTTAAAAGGTTGTGTTCCAAATGAGGTAACGTATAACACTCTTATACACGGTCTCTGCTTAAAGGGTAAACTAGACAAAGCGGTTAGCCTTTTGAATAGAATGGTTAGTAATAAATGTATTCCTAACGATGTTACATATAGTACACTCGTAAACGGGTTAGTAAAGCAAGGAAGGGCTGTTGATGGCGCATCTTTGTTAATTTCCATGGAAAAAAGAGGACATAAAACAAACGAGTATGTTTATTCAACGCTTATAAACGGGTTCTTCAAAGAGAGAAAGCCCGAATTGGCATTGAAAATCTGGAAAGATATGATAAACAAGGGATTGAAGCCGAATATTGTACTTTACGGTACTCTTGTAGATGGTTTATGTCGAGAAAAGAAACCTGATAAAGCTAAGGATATTATAACCGAAATGGAGAAGATGGGTTGCAAGCCGAATGCTTTTGTATATAGCTCGTTAATGAAGGGTTATTTCAGTACGGGTAATACCGATAAAGCCCTCGATATTTGGAAAGAGGTTGAACGTAACGATTATGTGCGAAACGAAGTTTGTTATAGTGTAGTTATTGACGGGCTATGCAGTAACAGGAGGCTAAAGGAAGCTATTGCggtttgggagaatatgttgTCAAAAGGGTATAAACCGGATGTTATCGCCTACAGTTCAATGACTCATGGGTTATGCAATAACGGGTTTGTTGAAGAAGGTTTAAAACTTTTTAACCAGATGTTATGCGAAGGGTCAGGCTCTAAGCCTGATGTAGTGAcatataatataattttaaaCAGTTTGTGCAACAATGGTTCTGTTTCCCGAGCTATTGATATACTAAACCGCATGCTGGATCATGGGTGCGATCCTGATTTGGTGACGTGCAACGTTTTTCTGAAAACGTTGAAAGAACAAGGACAAGATGGGAGTGAGTTTCTTGAAGAACTTGTGATTCGGCTTCATAAGCAAAAGAGAGTTGTGGGGGCTTGTAATATTATTGAAGTGATGCTTCAAAGGTATCTTGTACCGAAAGAATCGACTTGGGAAATTGTTGTTCAACAGGTTTGTAAACCGAAAAAGATTAGAGTTGCAATTGATAGATGTTGGAATAATCTATATGTTCAATAA
- the LOC110864389 gene encoding cellulose synthase A catalytic subunit 3 [UDP-forming] isoform X3 yields the protein MKQDKNAVPVPLTTSHAASERGQDIDATTDVLIDDSLLNDEARQPLSRKVSISSSRINPYRMVIVLRLVILCIFMHYRITNPVTNAYPLWLLSVICEIWFAISWILDQFPNWLPVNREIYLDRLALRYNREGEPSQLAAVDIFVSIMDPLKEPPLVTANTVLSILAVDYPVDKVSCYVSDDGVAMLTFEALAETSEFARKWVPFCKKYNIEPRAPEW from the exons ATGAAACAAGATAAGAATGCGGTTCCGGTTCCATTGACCACTAGCCATGCTGCTTCTGAAAGAGGTCAAGATATCGATGCCACCACTGATGTGCTGATCGATGACTCGTTGTT GAATGATGAAGCCCGCCAACCACTTTCTAGAAAGGTTTCTATTTCATCATCCAGAATAAATCCTTACAGAATGGTTATTGTACTCCGATTGGTCATTCTGTGCATTTTCATGCACTACAGAATAACGAACCCTGTGACCAATGCGTATCCGTTGTGGTTACTTTCTGTTATATGTGAAATATGGTTTGCAATATCTTGGATATTGGATCAATTCCCCAATTGGCTACCAGTAAACCGTGAAATATATCTCGACAGACTAGCTCTTAG GTATAACCGGGAAGGAGAACCGTCACAGTTAGCTGCTGTTGACATATTTGTTAGTATTATGGATCCCTTAAAGGAACCGCCTCTTGTGACAGCAAACACTGTTCTATCTATACTTGCAGTTGACTATCCAGTTGACAAGGTTTCATGCTATGTTTCTGATGACGGAGTTGCTATGTTGACTTTCGAAGCTCTAGCCGAAACATCAGAGTTTGCAAGAAAATGGGTTCCTTTTTGCAAGAAATATAACATAGAGCCCCGAGCTCCAGAATGGTAA
- the LOC110864389 gene encoding cellulose synthase A catalytic subunit 3 [UDP-forming] isoform X2 — protein sequence MSMLVLLQSKPNAPCSLLIANVRAVDPAREFGSTGLGNLAWKERVDGWRMKQDKNAVPVPLTTSHAASERGQDIDATTDVLIDDSLLNDEARQPLSRKVSISSSRINPYRMVIVLRLVILCIFMHYRITNPVTNAYPLWLLSVICEIWFAISWILDQFPNWLPVNREIYLDRLALRYNREGEPSQLAAVDIFVSIMDPLKEPPLVTANTVLSILAVDYPVDKVSCYVSDDGVAMLTFEALAETSEFARKWVPFCKKYNIEPRAPEW from the exons ATGTCAATGCTGGTGTTGCTACAATCCAAACCCAACGCACCGTGCAGTTTGCTGATTG CTAATGTTAGAGCTGTGGACCCTGCAAGGGAGTTCGGAAGCACAGGATTAGGAAACCTTGCTTGGAAAGAGAGAGTTGACGGCTGGAGGATGAAACAAGATAAGAATGCGGTTCCGGTTCCATTGACCACTAGCCATGCTGCTTCTGAAAGAGGTCAAGATATCGATGCCACCACTGATGTGCTGATCGATGACTCGTTGTT GAATGATGAAGCCCGCCAACCACTTTCTAGAAAGGTTTCTATTTCATCATCCAGAATAAATCCTTACAGAATGGTTATTGTACTCCGATTGGTCATTCTGTGCATTTTCATGCACTACAGAATAACGAACCCTGTGACCAATGCGTATCCGTTGTGGTTACTTTCTGTTATATGTGAAATATGGTTTGCAATATCTTGGATATTGGATCAATTCCCCAATTGGCTACCAGTAAACCGTGAAATATATCTCGACAGACTAGCTCTTAG GTATAACCGGGAAGGAGAACCGTCACAGTTAGCTGCTGTTGACATATTTGTTAGTATTATGGATCCCTTAAAGGAACCGCCTCTTGTGACAGCAAACACTGTTCTATCTATACTTGCAGTTGACTATCCAGTTGACAAGGTTTCATGCTATGTTTCTGATGACGGAGTTGCTATGTTGACTTTCGAAGCTCTAGCCGAAACATCAGAGTTTGCAAGAAAATGGGTTCCTTTTTGCAAGAAATATAACATAGAGCCCCGAGCTCCAGAATGGTAA
- the LOC110864389 gene encoding cellulose synthase A catalytic subunit 3 [UDP-forming] isoform X1, whose protein sequence is MSMLVLLQSKPNAPCSLLIANVRAVDPAREFGSTGLGNLAWKERVDGWRMKQDKNAVPVPLTTSHAASERGQDIDATTDVLIDDSLLNDEARQPLSRKVSISSSRINPYRMVIVLRLVILCIFMHYRITNPVTNAYPLWLLSVICEIWFAISWILDQFPNWLPVNREIYLDRLALSRYNREGEPSQLAAVDIFVSIMDPLKEPPLVTANTVLSILAVDYPVDKVSCYVSDDGVAMLTFEALAETSEFARKWVPFCKKYNIEPRAPEW, encoded by the exons ATGTCAATGCTGGTGTTGCTACAATCCAAACCCAACGCACCGTGCAGTTTGCTGATTG CTAATGTTAGAGCTGTGGACCCTGCAAGGGAGTTCGGAAGCACAGGATTAGGAAACCTTGCTTGGAAAGAGAGAGTTGACGGCTGGAGGATGAAACAAGATAAGAATGCGGTTCCGGTTCCATTGACCACTAGCCATGCTGCTTCTGAAAGAGGTCAAGATATCGATGCCACCACTGATGTGCTGATCGATGACTCGTTGTT GAATGATGAAGCCCGCCAACCACTTTCTAGAAAGGTTTCTATTTCATCATCCAGAATAAATCCTTACAGAATGGTTATTGTACTCCGATTGGTCATTCTGTGCATTTTCATGCACTACAGAATAACGAACCCTGTGACCAATGCGTATCCGTTGTGGTTACTTTCTGTTATATGTGAAATATGGTTTGCAATATCTTGGATATTGGATCAATTCCCCAATTGGCTACCAGTAAACCGTGAAATATATCTCGACAGACTAGCTCTTAG CAGGTATAACCGGGAAGGAGAACCGTCACAGTTAGCTGCTGTTGACATATTTGTTAGTATTATGGATCCCTTAAAGGAACCGCCTCTTGTGACAGCAAACACTGTTCTATCTATACTTGCAGTTGACTATCCAGTTGACAAGGTTTCATGCTATGTTTCTGATGACGGAGTTGCTATGTTGACTTTCGAAGCTCTAGCCGAAACATCAGAGTTTGCAAGAAAATGGGTTCCTTTTTGCAAGAAATATAACATAGAGCCCCGAGCTCCAGAATGGTAA